The genomic segment AAAGCTTGATCCACAGTACGGCCTCTGTAAGTTTTATAATGGCCTCTGCATTTTCACTTCATAACAATCAATtttgttgatatatatatatatatattcctgttaatatattatatataatggtATTATGATACAGACACAAGCGTTGTCCCACCTCTAATTTATGCACTAATGGGGAGCTCAAGAGATCTAGCCATAGGACCAGTAGCTGTGGTTTCATTACTAATATCCTCTTTGGTTCCGGAGATTCAAGACCCTGCAACTGACCCTGTAGCCTACACCAAGCTTGTTTTCACTGTCACCTTCTTTACAGGGGTTTTCCAAGCTTCCTTTGGATTCTTTAGgtattaattaataattctgATCTTAAAtagtatattatattaataatgtCTAATAATTATACATGTTTACTACTTTTACACAGATTGGGTTTTCTGGTGGACTTTCTTTCTCATGCTGCAATTGTGGGATTCATGGCCGGAGCAGCCATCGTTATTGGTCTTCAACAACTTAAGGGTCTACTTGGGATTACTCACTTTACTACCAAAACTGATGTGGTCTCTGTGTTGAAATCCGTTTTCAGATCACTATTGCACGAGCCAGTAAGTACTACTCTCTCTCATTTACTATGTATATATTacgtacatatatatttatatatgaggGAAGCAAACATTAACTGGTTACTCGATCTTACTCTGATAAATTGagttttttattttccttttccttttttcttAAAACTACAGTGGCACCCTTTGAACTTTGTCCTCGGTTGTTCATTCCTGATTTTTCTCCTAATTGCCAGACATGTTGTAAGTGATTATAATAAATTGATCATCATAACAATACCTTAttaatatcttattatttatttatttttaattaataagctTAATGATTAATATTTATGTGCAGGGTAGAAGAAATAAAAAACTCTTCTGGTTGCCAGCAATAGGACCTTTAATATCAGTTGTATTATCCACTCTAATAGTGTACTTAACAAAAGCTGATAAGCATGGAGTGAATATAGTAAAACACATCGATGCAGGCATTAATCCAATCTCTGCTACAAAACTACAGCTCACGGGTCCACATGTGGCACAAGCTGCCAAAACAGGACTCATTTGTGCTATCATTGCTCTCACCGTGAGTTAATGAATTAATGAATGAATTAATTATtctcttattataatttttatatatatatatatatataaatatatatatcaattatTGAACATGTGAACTATCAGGAGGCAATCGCTGTGGGTCGATCTTTTGCTTCCATTAAAGGATACCATCTCGATGGTAACACAGAAATGGTAGCCATGGGTTTTATGAACGTTGCAGGATCTCTTACTTCATGCTATGTGGCTACtggtaagtatatatatatatatatatatatataacacccACACTTATAAGCTTTTTGTTATTATAGCTATATAATTTTTAAcccattaaagaaaaaaaataataaaaaaaaaattttactGATTAATTAATGAGTTTCTAAGACTGAGATGTTTGTTAATAAACTCTGATACAGATATATATTAATATACAGGCTCGTTCTCAAGAACAGCAGTGAACTTCAGCGCAGGGTGTCAAACAGTGGTGTCCAATATAGTAATGGCCATAACTGTGATTTTGTCACTAGAATTGCTAACAAAGCTCTTGTACTACACTCCCACGGCGATCCTGGCTTCTATCATTCTCTCAGCTCTTCCTGGTCTCATTGACATTAACGAAGCCCTTCATATCTGGAAAGTTGACAAACTAGATTTCCTCGCTTGCATTGGTGCTTTCTTTGGTGTTTTGTTCGCCTCAGTTGAGATCGGTCTACTAATTGCggtattataattatttatttattatatcttACTAATTATTGGAAAAATAAAATAGTGACATGATCATAGAACCCCATTACGCAACTTGTTATGATCTCAAGTAAAGCGACAAATTTAGGGTTTGGACACATTACATATaaaatcaattatatatatatatatatatatatattgttgttacGTATAAAATTATAATGTGGGTAGGCTTATTTAAATTGATGATTGATATATTATTATGTTTCTGATGTATATTTATGTTTAATGTGTTATATTTGGTATGTGAGTGGTGGAGATGGGCTCCGCATCTCATAATTGAGCATTGAAATTATTTTGGTCCAGTCCTGATCAATTTCTCTTTAGTGGATTCTTAGCTTTTTAGataaatttatatatgtatgtatgtatgtataaaaGTTCATAGGCCTATTACCTTCCAAAAGTAGAGGGACTGGTCAGGCCAACCCATCCCATTCTCTCTGTACAGACGTTATATCCACCACTTACTTCTTAGCTCTATTGCCCCTATATATATTCTGATATATCATGGGTCTACTTTGAAATTtcccaaaagaaaaataaataaaaaaaaagtttttgtATACAGATGCATGAGCATCAGCATCACCATAAGCGCAATATGATCTGGGTCCCATATCACTTGTCCAGTAGCATTTGCACTTTTACCATGGGAATAACTTTTATAGATAAGAAGAGCAGTAAATTTAAGTTATTCGAATAGTGTGATTAAGTGTTAGTAATTGATGTTAATTGGTTTATATATGCAGATAAGCATATCTTTTGGAAAGATATTATTACATGCAATTCGACCAGGGGTGGAGTTGATTGGGAGAATTCCAAGAACAGATATGTTCTGTGAAATCACCCAATATCCAATGGCTACAAAAGCTCCACCGGGCATCTTGACCATCAGCGTCAACACTGCCTTACTTTGTTTTGCTAATGCTAATTTCGTAAGACAAAGGTACGTGTTGTACGTTATATAGCAGGTGAAATCGCATTTGATTGGCTTTATTTAAAAagattattaaatatatttattaaattttgatgtTTGtccattaaattttaaataaataaaaatattatatatatatatataaaaatgacataaatatatcaaaaaaaatattaaatctaatcattgtttatgatttttaaaaaatatatatatatatataataacattcTAGATCATAAACTATATTATTTAATGTTAAGACATTTACAAtattatttaaatcacacatttatGATTGgagaataaatttatttatttttcatgaaAGATAAATTTTATTccaatttcttatgtagttacattAAGTAATAAACAAATGTtttctttatttaataaaaattaagactatgtactatatataattataataatgatattttataatatttaaatttatattaatataattaataaatatttatttttaacaaaattatatttcgttaaatatttgtaatattttattaaagttaaaaaactgttaaaattgatcatttttgttatctacacattttttttttattttttttttagattataatTTACCATTAATACATTTTGTCAATAATACTATTAATTGCCTCGTAGACATTGATTATGTATGGATTGGTTTATTAGGAtaatgagatgggtgaaagaagaagaggaaaataatGGTACAGAAGAGTCGACTCGTGTAAAGGAAAGAGTTCAAGTAGTTATCCTTGATTTGTCCAGTAAGTCTTAGTATTAATACTAACTACATTAATATTGTTACCAAATATATTATTgacataaatattttattaaatcttgaagaaaaaaaatactttttagcCC from the Humulus lupulus chromosome X, drHumLupu1.1, whole genome shotgun sequence genome contains:
- the LOC133805217 gene encoding low affinity sulfate transporter 3-like isoform X2 encodes the protein MGSLQSETNNTFGVIMELQQLDIANDDAALSNRTTDHHHHQIKTSSDQMVLNTPDPPTFWHELLSTIKEPLCSKKKENIHTKNINHCSSFLLTLFPILRWGRHYKLSMFKNDFMSGLTLASLSIPQSIGYANLAKLDPQYGLYTSVVPPLIYALMGSSRDLAIGPVAVVSLLISSLVPEIQDPATDPVAYTKLVFTVTFFTGVFQASFGFFRLGFLVDFLSHAAIVGFMAGAAIVIGLQQLKGLLGITHFTTKTDVVSVLKSVFRSLLHEPWHPLNFVLGCSFLIFLLIARHVGRRNKKLFWLPAIGPLISVVLSTLIVYLTKADKHGVNIVKHIDAGINPISATKLQLTGPHVAQAAKTGLICAIIALTEAIAVGRSFASIKGYHLDGNTEMVAMGFMNVAGSLTSCYVATGSFSRTAVNFSAGCQTVVSNIVMAITVILSLELLTKLLYYTPTAILASIILSALPGLIDINEALHIWKVDKLDFLACIGAFFGVLFASVEIGLLIAISISFGKILLHAIRPGVELIGRIPRTDMFCEITQYPMATKAPPGILTISVNTALLCFANANFVRQRIMRWVKEEEENNGTEESTRVKERVQVVILDLSISSGKSKMASDSQAKIGQVC
- the LOC133805217 gene encoding low affinity sulfate transporter 3-like isoform X1 — translated: MGSLQSETNNTFGVIMELQQLDIANDDAALSNRTTDHHHHQIKTSSDQMVLNTPDPPTFWHELLSTIKEPLCSKKKENIHTKNINHCSSFLLTLFPILRWGRHYKLSMFKNDFMSGLTLASLSIPQSIGYANLAKLDPQYGLYTSVVPPLIYALMGSSRDLAIGPVAVVSLLISSLVPEIQDPATDPVAYTKLVFTVTFFTGVFQASFGFFRLGFLVDFLSHAAIVGFMAGAAIVIGLQQLKGLLGITHFTTKTDVVSVLKSVFRSLLHEPWHPLNFVLGCSFLIFLLIARHVGRRNKKLFWLPAIGPLISVVLSTLIVYLTKADKHGVNIVKHIDAGINPISATKLQLTGPHVAQAAKTGLICAIIALTEAIAVGRSFASIKGYHLDGNTEMVAMGFMNVAGSLTSCYVATGSFSRTAVNFSAGCQTVVSNIVMAITVILSLELLTKLLYYTPTAILASIILSALPGLIDINEALHIWKVDKLDFLACIGAFFGVLFASVEIGLLIAISISFGKILLHAIRPGVELIGRIPRTDMFCEITQYPMATKAPPGILTISVNTALLCFANANFVRQRIMRWVKEEEENNGTEESTRVKERVQVVILDLSIVMNIDTSGISALEELHKNLLLHGIGLAVANPKWQVIHKLKLAKFVDKIGKERIFLTVGEAVEGCLGSKLVANSEIINC